Within the Methanobacterium sp. BRmetb2 genome, the region TTCTCCAAAAAGAATCAACCATTTTACACGGTGAAATGGATTGTATAGAAAATTCAGGAAGATTGAGGGGTGTAGATTACAAAAAATGCACTTTATATACAACTTTATCTCCCTGTGACATGTGTTCTGGAACTGTAATTCTCTATAAAATTCCAAAAGTTGTAATGGGTGAAAATGAAACTCTAACAGGCCCAGAGGAATATCTTAAGGAGAATGGAGTTGAATTAATCAATCTGGACATGGATCAATGTAAAG harbors:
- a CDS encoding tRNA-specific adenosine deaminase — translated: MNKHYKFMNEAIKEAKKSLREDGIPIGAVLVKDGKIISRGHNKLLQKESTILHGEMDCIENSGRLRGVDYKKCTLYTTLSPCDMCSGTVILYKIPKVVMGENETLTGPEEYLKENGVELINLDMDQCKEMMMEYIQKNQKTWDSELERVI